Proteins encoded in a region of the Streptomyces akebiae genome:
- a CDS encoding L,D-transpeptidase family protein has product MSDELTVRLRELAATAESPPPGSGAEVRATAGRRRRRRRTTAAVAGGCAAAGLAAVLTLNAVSHGTEQSPATAASVPPSATADAPDATVDLSRRVLAVSGRELPISAGRLETPTPTGRMTVTAKADVKVVHAATVGFDDEYDVKLMWVLELAPVTTGATGATGTTGAPGAAGESDQAAATDGTDPTDGTDPTGTPEPTDGTGEDGRTSEAPTRIPGSTAVWIAALSDNEKAPGNYDTTSGWIGLRTTDARWLYDRLDKGATVEIRGTTPTPPSTAPTPSPTPTPRG; this is encoded by the coding sequence GTGTCCGATGAACTCACCGTCCGGCTGCGCGAGTTGGCCGCGACCGCCGAGTCCCCGCCGCCCGGGTCCGGCGCCGAGGTCCGCGCCACCGCCGGACGTCGTCGTCGGCGGCGCCGTACGACGGCCGCGGTCGCGGGCGGCTGCGCGGCGGCGGGCCTGGCAGCGGTCCTCACCCTGAACGCCGTCTCGCACGGCACCGAGCAGAGCCCCGCCACGGCCGCGAGCGTCCCGCCCAGTGCGACGGCCGACGCCCCCGACGCCACGGTGGACCTCTCGCGCCGCGTCCTCGCCGTCTCCGGGCGCGAACTGCCCATCTCGGCGGGCAGGTTGGAGACACCGACCCCGACGGGCCGGATGACCGTCACCGCCAAGGCCGACGTCAAGGTCGTCCACGCGGCGACGGTCGGCTTCGACGACGAGTACGACGTGAAGCTGATGTGGGTCCTGGAACTGGCCCCGGTCACGACGGGCGCCACGGGCGCCACGGGTACTACGGGTGCGCCGGGTGCCGCCGGCGAATCGGACCAGGCTGCGGCGACCGACGGGACCGACCCGACCGACGGGACCGACCCGACCGGCACGCCCGAGCCGACCGACGGGACCGGCGAGGACGGGCGGACGAGCGAAGCTCCGACCCGGATCCCGGGCTCCACCGCGGTCTGGATCGCCGCCCTCTCCGACAACGAGAAGGCCCCCGGCAACTACGACACCACCTCCGGCTGGATCGGCCTGCGCACCACGGACGCCCGCTGGCTGTACGACCGCCTCGACAAGGGCGCGACCGTGGAGATCCGGGGCACGACCCCCACCCCGCCCTCGACGGCCCCCACTCCCTCCCCCACCCCCACGCCCCGGGGCTGA
- a CDS encoding helix-turn-helix domain-containing protein: protein MAERDDPEVIGRRVQQLRTERGLTQRQLAEPAYTPAYISTLEAGRVRASEPALRHIAERLGIGYDELATGRPAGFATELRLRLTGAQRTLASGAGEAAAEGFTVVLAEAEEYGLVAEQADALLGLGECALETGDLETAQLRFEQAEQRLGDATLPARVPALRGRATAHYLAGELRYSCYLYESTLDELNRNGMHDPDALLLLYTGVIAPYMDMGAHARAAQAAELALALAPQSGDPALVARMHRSVARAMIAEGRIAEADASLAKASELYRQLQIRTELANCHWMRGYLHAQNGDYARAEEELREARRMLSAKRAALYTSQVAVELADVLHRRGKSEEAAELLHEVLSDLSSERGALHSAAAHRLLGIIAEDRRDADAAEEHYVRALSLLERAGAAGDLADLCRLLGDLYRRTGRVEAALDAYRTGLGHRTAPGTTTLGPAPAQPPL from the coding sequence ATGGCCGAGCGTGACGACCCCGAGGTCATCGGGCGCAGAGTGCAGCAACTGCGGACGGAACGGGGCCTCACACAGCGGCAGTTGGCGGAACCGGCGTACACCCCGGCGTACATCTCGACCCTGGAGGCCGGCCGGGTACGGGCCTCGGAACCCGCGCTGCGGCATATCGCCGAACGGCTCGGCATCGGCTACGACGAACTCGCCACCGGACGCCCCGCAGGCTTCGCCACCGAGCTGCGGCTCCGGCTGACCGGCGCCCAGCGCACGCTCGCCAGCGGTGCCGGCGAGGCCGCCGCCGAGGGGTTCACGGTCGTCCTGGCGGAGGCGGAGGAGTACGGCCTCGTCGCCGAGCAGGCCGACGCGCTGCTCGGCCTCGGTGAATGCGCCCTGGAGACCGGTGACCTGGAGACCGCCCAACTGCGGTTCGAGCAGGCCGAGCAGCGGCTCGGCGACGCCACGCTGCCGGCCCGTGTCCCCGCCCTGCGCGGCCGCGCGACCGCCCACTACCTCGCCGGTGAACTCCGCTACTCCTGCTATCTGTACGAGTCGACGCTCGACGAGCTCAACCGCAACGGCATGCACGACCCCGACGCCCTGCTCCTCCTCTACACGGGTGTCATCGCCCCCTACATGGACATGGGCGCCCACGCCCGCGCCGCCCAGGCCGCCGAGCTGGCCCTCGCGCTCGCCCCGCAGTCCGGTGACCCGGCTCTCGTCGCCCGTATGCACCGCTCGGTCGCCCGGGCGATGATCGCCGAGGGGCGGATCGCCGAGGCCGACGCGTCCCTCGCCAAGGCCTCCGAGCTCTACCGGCAGCTTCAGATCCGCACCGAGCTGGCCAACTGCCACTGGATGCGCGGCTACCTCCACGCCCAGAACGGCGACTACGCCCGCGCCGAGGAGGAACTGCGCGAGGCCCGCCGGATGCTCTCCGCCAAGCGTGCCGCCCTCTACACCAGCCAGGTAGCCGTCGAACTCGCCGACGTGCTGCACCGCCGGGGCAAGTCCGAGGAGGCCGCCGAACTGCTCCACGAGGTCCTCAGCGACCTCAGCTCCGAACGCGGCGCCCTGCACTCCGCCGCCGCGCACCGTCTGCTCGGCATCATCGCCGAGGACCGGCGGGACGCGGACGCCGCCGAGGAGCACTACGTACGGGCGCTGAGCCTGCTGGAGCGGGCCGGTGCCGCCGGTGACCTGGCCGACCTGTGCCGCTTGCTCGGGGACCTGTACCGCCGCACCGGCCGCGTCGAGGCCGCCCTCGACGCCTACCGCACGGGCCTCGGCCACCGCACGGCCCCCGGCACCACGACGCTCGGCCCGGCGCCCGCACAGCCGCCTCTTTGA
- a CDS encoding Uma2 family endonuclease, producing the protein MGGVSVEQAFELFSAAAPEGWRVELIEGEICVTPPANGEHEEIVSEVNHQVGRKVHDDSLRNFTGIGLTVPGSSATGHVVPDLVIAPKGSFGDQEEWHDPSPVLLVAEVTSDSTAIHDREKKIRGYARAGIPVYLLIDREEGQVTVYSEPSGDEYAKGAQHKMGLAVPLPSPLGFDLDTAEF; encoded by the coding sequence ATGGGCGGCGTAAGCGTGGAGCAGGCCTTCGAGTTGTTCAGTGCGGCGGCCCCCGAGGGCTGGCGCGTGGAGCTGATCGAAGGGGAGATCTGCGTGACACCTCCGGCCAACGGGGAGCACGAGGAGATTGTGTCGGAGGTCAACCATCAGGTCGGCCGGAAAGTCCACGATGACTCGCTGCGGAACTTCACCGGCATCGGCCTGACCGTCCCCGGCTCCTCCGCGACAGGTCATGTCGTGCCTGACCTGGTCATCGCTCCCAAGGGAAGCTTCGGCGACCAGGAGGAGTGGCACGACCCCTCCCCCGTCCTGCTCGTCGCCGAGGTCACCTCCGACAGCACGGCCATCCACGACCGCGAGAAGAAGATCCGTGGCTACGCCCGCGCGGGCATCCCCGTCTACCTCCTCATCGACCGGGAGGAGGGGCAGGTGACCGTGTACTCGGAGCCCTCCGGCGACGAGTACGCCAAGGGCGCCCAGCACAAGATGGGTCTTGCCGTTCCCCTGCCCTCGCCCCTCGGCTTCGACCTGGACACCGCCGAGTTCTGA
- a CDS encoding DUF3515 family protein, with translation MRRPSRRARIAIGTAMGAAVVAVPLVAREVSSPALDLRPAARAEDPACARIADRYPDRIAGESRDPVSVAGVASWGNGGVVLRCGLEPPAETPDPCVEVDGVDWVFREDRSAGSGYRILITYGRDPAVQAFVDDRITAIDGVLVDLSDVVRPIERTPDDVCVATADAAAR, from the coding sequence ATGAGACGCCCGTCGAGGCGTGCCCGGATCGCGATCGGGACGGCCATGGGCGCGGCGGTGGTCGCCGTACCGCTCGTGGCCCGGGAGGTCTCCTCACCCGCCCTGGACCTACGGCCGGCCGCCCGTGCCGAGGACCCGGCCTGCGCCCGGATCGCCGACCGCTACCCCGACCGGATCGCGGGCGAGTCCCGCGACCCGGTCTCCGTCGCCGGCGTGGCCTCCTGGGGCAACGGTGGCGTGGTGCTGCGCTGCGGCCTGGAACCGCCCGCCGAGACCCCCGACCCGTGCGTCGAGGTCGACGGCGTCGACTGGGTGTTCCGGGAGGACCGCTCCGCCGGCTCCGGATACCGCATCCTCATCACCTACGGCCGGGACCCCGCCGTACAGGCCTTCGTCGACGACCGGATCACGGCGATCGACGGTGTCCTGGTGGACCTCAGCGACGTGGTGAGGCCGATCGAGCGGACGCCGGACGACGTGTGCGTGGCCACTGCCGACGCCGCCGCGCGCTGA
- a CDS encoding L,D-transpeptidase — MIAATAACAVAFALTGCAGSGEGVRVEGPSEIPRSQAEADAQGDAQGDAQGKNLNAGARPAPLPAFDGVRVNIAEGQTVGVGMPISVTFALPVPAAERAAVERQLRVTMDVDAEGSWSWVKDRTLADGQRVDFRPRTYWQPGTKVTVEVGAGLTRHFTIGRSLIATVDVRRHTMTVEKDGRTQRVPITAGAPGMETWNGTMVVSDKQRQVFMDSRTVGYGEEYADWYSYAVHLTASGTYLHENPKATTYAGRQNVTHGCVGLADDGTAKRFYDQVIPGDVVKVTGSKETVAVGNGYGDWNLSWERWQEGSALGRGA, encoded by the coding sequence GTGATCGCCGCGACGGCCGCGTGCGCGGTCGCGTTCGCGCTCACGGGCTGCGCGGGGAGCGGGGAGGGAGTGCGGGTCGAGGGTCCGAGCGAGATACCGAGATCCCAGGCCGAGGCGGACGCGCAAGGGGACGCGCAGGGGGACGCGCAGGGGAAGAACCTGAACGCGGGGGCCCGTCCCGCGCCGCTGCCGGCCTTCGACGGCGTGCGGGTGAACATCGCCGAGGGACAGACCGTGGGCGTCGGCATGCCGATATCCGTCACCTTCGCCCTCCCGGTCCCCGCAGCCGAACGCGCTGCGGTGGAAAGGCAGTTGAGGGTCACCATGGACGTCGACGCCGAAGGCTCCTGGAGCTGGGTCAAGGACCGTACCCTCGCGGACGGGCAGCGCGTCGACTTCCGCCCGCGCACCTACTGGCAGCCCGGCACGAAGGTCACCGTCGAGGTCGGCGCGGGCCTCACCCGGCACTTCACCATCGGCCGCTCGCTGATCGCCACGGTCGACGTCCGCCGCCACACCATGACCGTCGAGAAGGACGGCCGCACCCAGCGCGTCCCGATCACCGCGGGCGCGCCCGGCATGGAGACCTGGAACGGCACGATGGTCGTCTCCGACAAGCAGCGCCAGGTGTTCATGGACTCCCGCACGGTCGGCTACGGCGAGGAGTACGCCGACTGGTACTCCTACGCCGTCCACCTCACCGCCTCCGGCACCTACCTCCACGAGAACCCGAAGGCCACCACGTACGCGGGCCGGCAGAACGTCACCCACGGCTGCGTGGGCCTCGCGGACGACGGCACGGCGAAACGGTTCTACGACCAGGTCATCCCGGGGGACGTGGTGAAGGTGACCGGCTCGAAGGAGACCGTGGCCGTCGGGAACGGCTACGGCGACTGGAACCTGAGCTGGGAGCGGTGGCAGGAGGGCAGCGCACTGGGTCGAGGTGCCTGA
- a CDS encoding nSTAND1 domain-containing NTPase, producing MGRPERPVDPGAGPVQRLAHELRELRRAAGSPSYRAMAEDAGFSATTLSQAAAGERLPSLAVVQGYVRACGGDPAEWEPRWKEAEDEAGAAVVEDCGDHPAPYRGLARFEPDDHALFFGRDRLVQELDDLVDAHRVAAVFGASGSGKSSLLRAGFLPRLRERIAGRECVSVLRVFTPGARPAETYGHLLTVADGEPDSWVVVDQFEEVFTLCRDETERARFLDLLLTARDPDSRLRVLIAVRADFHARCAEHPGLAEVLRHAGLAVGPMTADELREVVVRPAQAAGLLVERSLAATVVEEVQGRPGALPMLSHALLETWRRRRGRMLTTAAYEAAGGLNAAIAASAEAVYGELSPSQATAARQLLLRLVEPGRGTVDTGRPLTRDELSECPHPDIPVVAERLARARLLTVDEEGVRLAHESLIGCWPRLHGWIDQDRERLRHHRQLTEAARAWLEHDRDHGTLYRGTRLARAEEVFPGHVGDLALTEVERAFLTAAFDAREAERRAAARTTRRSRTLVGALSAVLAVALVAGLAAWRQRDDNLLQRTQNTARRVAAVADGLRTTDPRAALLLGVAAWRIAPLPETRRALLGSLAQPEVDAFSDPASGYSSQRFLADSGRTLLSVDDRTWQTWNLGTRRATASGRLPSGEVLAAGPDARVLAISTTTGSGDGSGEGSGGGSGGGYGHGGVRLWDVRADRWTGGAPLPSGGEEIAFGASGRSYVVGEGVAAGPAGPAGSAGSAGSAGSAGSAGSAGSVGSAGGRVQVRSVVDGAVLFEARGATPENVAPSGDDRRVVVCPAGKAPRVLEVHGRRVVRGSWERARGVCGVDSAVVFGADGRFAVVGDGEVRVWDAATGDRVAELHDPGVRYAAFSRDGGFLATAGSADEIRVWRLSSPAAPVLRHPLNNQQLRGGLAWDPGAPVLRYLEGGTAHTLDLTTTVTTAWRDRPVDGVLLSPDGRLFATATRTAPGTPTGTGSRGDGGSGAGKASREGSGVGFRFELRATRDGRLIRTLPSVPTPSPPPSDESPVGSSERLAPADVVPRMAFSPDGGRFAYGVTGPGVRAAPQWFTVWNVTRNREQSVLDLGRTRSGTEVTALALTSDGRTLFTTRTSADGEPSDEQWDTGTGSRTDTPTGRGLAGTRLALSPRDELVVGDNRVARGGTGRSVALDLVQGDHVSALAFSPDGSRVAAGDRTGRVALWDGDLRRRAGVLRNVFPAPLGDTPEAVSALALSPDGHTLAVGGDAGTVQLWDTSTQQPLGGPLPSPGERIASLAFSPDNATLFAGGGHVPLHRHTVAPARTVVHVCARAGEEDLTRGEWDTYVPDAPYRRVCG from the coding sequence GTGGGGCGTCCCGAACGACCGGTGGACCCGGGGGCCGGGCCCGTGCAGCGCCTCGCCCACGAACTGCGGGAGTTGCGCCGCGCCGCGGGCAGCCCGTCCTACCGGGCGATGGCCGAGGACGCGGGCTTCTCCGCGACGACCCTCTCCCAGGCGGCGGCCGGCGAACGGCTGCCCTCCCTCGCCGTCGTCCAGGGCTACGTCCGGGCCTGCGGCGGCGACCCGGCCGAGTGGGAGCCGCGCTGGAAGGAGGCCGAGGACGAGGCCGGCGCCGCCGTCGTCGAGGACTGCGGGGACCACCCGGCGCCGTACCGGGGCCTCGCCCGCTTCGAACCCGACGACCACGCGCTGTTCTTCGGCCGCGACCGGCTGGTGCAGGAGTTGGACGACCTGGTCGACGCCCACCGCGTCGCGGCCGTCTTCGGCGCCTCCGGCAGCGGCAAGTCGTCCCTGCTGCGCGCCGGGTTCCTGCCCCGGCTGCGCGAACGGATCGCCGGACGCGAGTGCGTCTCCGTGCTGCGGGTGTTCACCCCGGGCGCCCGCCCGGCGGAGACGTACGGGCATCTGCTGACCGTGGCCGACGGCGAGCCGGACAGCTGGGTCGTGGTCGACCAGTTCGAGGAGGTGTTCACGCTCTGCCGGGACGAGACGGAGCGCGCCCGCTTCCTCGACCTGCTGCTGACCGCCCGCGACCCGGACTCCCGGCTCCGGGTCCTCATCGCCGTGCGCGCCGACTTCCACGCCCGCTGCGCCGAACACCCCGGCCTCGCGGAGGTGCTGCGCCACGCCGGACTGGCCGTCGGCCCGATGACCGCCGACGAACTGCGTGAGGTGGTGGTAAGGCCCGCGCAGGCGGCCGGACTGCTGGTGGAACGTTCCCTCGCCGCGACCGTCGTCGAGGAGGTCCAGGGCCGGCCCGGCGCGCTGCCCATGCTGTCGCACGCCCTGCTGGAGACCTGGCGCCGCCGCCGGGGCCGCATGCTGACGACCGCCGCGTACGAGGCGGCCGGCGGCCTCAACGCCGCGATCGCGGCCAGCGCGGAGGCCGTGTACGGGGAACTGTCCCCGTCCCAGGCCACGGCCGCCCGGCAGTTGCTGCTGCGGCTGGTCGAACCGGGCCGGGGCACCGTCGACACCGGGCGCCCGCTGACCCGGGACGAGCTCTCGGAGTGCCCCCACCCCGACATCCCCGTGGTCGCCGAACGGCTCGCCCGCGCCCGGCTGTTGACCGTCGACGAGGAGGGTGTCCGCCTCGCCCACGAGTCGCTGATCGGCTGCTGGCCCCGGCTGCACGGCTGGATCGACCAGGACCGCGAACGGCTGCGCCACCACCGACAGCTCACCGAGGCCGCCCGCGCGTGGCTGGAGCACGACCGCGACCACGGCACCCTCTACCGGGGGACCCGGCTGGCCCGGGCGGAGGAGGTGTTCCCCGGCCATGTCGGCGACCTCGCGCTCACCGAGGTCGAACGGGCCTTCCTCACGGCCGCGTTCGACGCCCGGGAGGCCGAGCGGCGGGCCGCCGCCCGCACCACGCGCCGCTCCCGGACCCTGGTGGGCGCGCTCTCCGCGGTCCTCGCGGTGGCGCTCGTCGCGGGGCTCGCTGCCTGGCGGCAGCGCGACGACAACCTGCTCCAGCGCACCCAGAACACCGCGCGCCGGGTCGCCGCCGTCGCGGACGGCCTGCGCACCACCGACCCGCGCGCCGCGCTCCTCCTCGGCGTCGCCGCCTGGCGCATCGCCCCGCTCCCGGAGACCCGACGCGCCCTCCTCGGCTCCCTCGCCCAGCCGGAGGTGGACGCCTTCAGCGACCCCGCATCCGGCTACTCCTCCCAGCGGTTCCTCGCCGACTCCGGCCGCACCCTCCTCAGCGTCGACGACCGCACCTGGCAGACCTGGAACCTCGGCACCCGCCGCGCCACCGCCTCCGGCCGCCTCCCGTCCGGCGAGGTCCTGGCCGCGGGCCCGGACGCCCGCGTCCTCGCCATCTCGACGACGACCGGGTCCGGGGACGGGAGTGGGGAGGGGAGCGGTGGTGGGAGTGGTGGCGGATACGGGCACGGAGGCGTCCGGCTGTGGGACGTGCGCGCCGACCGGTGGACCGGGGGTGCGCCCCTGCCGTCCGGCGGGGAGGAGATCGCGTTCGGGGCGAGCGGGCGGAGTTATGTCGTGGGGGAGGGTGTCGCTGCCGGGCCTGCCGGGCCTGCCGGGTCTGCCGGGTCTGCCGGGTCTGCCGGGTCTGCCGGGTCTGCCGGGTCTGCCGGGTCTGTGGGTTCTGCGGGCGGGCGGGTGCAGGTGCGGTCCGTTGTGGACGGGGCCGTGTTGTTCGAGGCGCGGGGGGCCACTCCGGAGAACGTGGCGCCCAGTGGGGACGACCGGCGGGTGGTCGTGTGTCCGGCCGGGAAGGCGCCGCGTGTTCTGGAGGTGCACGGGCGGCGGGTGGTGCGCGGCTCGTGGGAACGGGCGCGCGGGGTCTGCGGCGTCGACTCGGCGGTGGTCTTCGGCGCGGACGGCCGCTTCGCGGTCGTGGGCGACGGCGAGGTACGGGTGTGGGACGCCGCTACCGGTGACCGGGTGGCCGAACTCCATGACCCCGGCGTGCGCTACGCCGCGTTCAGCCGGGACGGCGGCTTCCTGGCGACCGCCGGTTCCGCCGACGAGATCCGGGTGTGGCGGCTGTCGTCACCGGCCGCCCCCGTCCTCCGGCACCCCCTCAACAACCAGCAGCTGCGCGGCGGCCTCGCCTGGGACCCGGGAGCTCCCGTCCTGCGCTACCTGGAGGGCGGCACCGCCCACACCCTCGATCTGACGACCACCGTCACCACGGCCTGGCGCGACCGCCCCGTGGACGGGGTGCTGCTGAGCCCGGACGGCCGCCTGTTCGCCACAGCCACACGGACGGCCCCTGGCACGCCGACCGGCACCGGGAGCCGGGGTGATGGAGGAAGCGGCGCCGGCAAGGCGAGCCGCGAGGGCAGTGGCGTCGGATTCCGTTTCGAACTCCGCGCCACTCGCGACGGCCGCCTGATCCGCACCCTGCCGTCGGTGCCGACTCCCTCGCCACCGCCCTCCGACGAGTCGCCGGTCGGCTCCTCCGAGCGGCTCGCCCCGGCCGACGTCGTCCCCCGGATGGCGTTCAGTCCCGACGGCGGCAGGTTCGCCTACGGGGTGACCGGACCCGGTGTGCGGGCCGCGCCGCAGTGGTTCACCGTCTGGAATGTCACCCGGAACCGCGAACAGAGCGTGCTGGACCTGGGCCGTACCCGGTCCGGCACGGAGGTGACGGCGCTGGCCCTGACCTCCGACGGCCGCACCCTCTTCACCACCCGTACCTCGGCCGACGGCGAGCCGAGCGACGAGCAGTGGGACACGGGGACCGGCAGCCGCACCGACACCCCCACCGGGCGGGGCCTGGCCGGCACCCGCCTCGCGCTCAGCCCCCGCGACGAACTGGTCGTCGGGGACAACCGGGTGGCCCGCGGTGGCACCGGACGCAGCGTCGCGCTGGACCTCGTCCAGGGGGACCACGTCAGCGCGCTGGCGTTCAGCCCGGACGGGAGCCGCGTGGCGGCCGGCGACCGCACCGGCCGGGTCGCCCTGTGGGACGGCGACCTGCGCCGCCGGGCCGGTGTCCTGCGCAACGTCTTCCCGGCCCCGCTCGGCGACACCCCGGAGGCGGTCAGCGCCCTCGCCCTCAGTCCCGACGGCCACACCCTCGCCGTCGGCGGCGACGCCGGCACCGTCCAGCTCTGGGACACCTCCACCCAACAGCCCCTGGGCGGCCCGCTCCCCTCCCCCGGCGAGCGCATCGCCTCACTCGCCTTCAGCCCCGACAACGCGACCCTCTTCGCGGGCGGCGGTCACGTCCCCCTCCACCGCCACACCGTCGCCCCGGCCCGCACCGTCGTCCACGTCTGCGCCCGTGCCGGTGAGGAGGACCTGACGAGGGGCGAGTGGGACACGTACGTACCGGACGCCCCGTACCGACGGGTGTGCGGCTGA
- a CDS encoding TlpA family protein disulfide reductase: MKTNPRAALCVVLAGLAMTGCATPKPLPTDVERAEQSERAGGSARSGEARLAGGGGLFKSIPVGERPAAPDFAGSTVDGGSVRLSDYRGQVVVVNAWASTCGPCRVESPDLDRAQRKLKARDVRVLGVSTDASRPNALAFQRDLDLSYPSLHDPGGKQFLKLPNGLVNPGILPFTLFVDRAGRIAGAVQSTVSEEDVRSVVTPMLEE; this comes from the coding sequence ATGAAGACGAACCCCCGTGCGGCCCTGTGCGTGGTGCTGGCCGGGCTCGCGATGACGGGCTGCGCCACGCCGAAGCCGCTGCCGACCGACGTCGAACGGGCCGAACAGTCCGAACGGGCCGGCGGGTCAGCGCGGTCGGGGGAAGCTCGACTGGCCGGTGGGGGCGGGCTGTTCAAGAGCATCCCCGTCGGCGAGCGGCCCGCGGCGCCCGACTTCGCCGGCAGCACCGTCGACGGCGGATCCGTCCGGCTCTCCGACTACCGGGGTCAGGTCGTCGTCGTGAACGCCTGGGCCTCCACGTGCGGCCCCTGTCGCGTCGAGTCGCCCGATCTCGACCGTGCGCAGCGGAAGTTGAAGGCGCGTGACGTGCGGGTCCTGGGCGTCAGCACCGACGCGTCCCGGCCGAACGCCCTCGCCTTCCAGCGGGACCTCGACCTGTCCTACCCGAGCCTGCACGATCCCGGCGGCAAGCAGTTCCTGAAGCTGCCGAACGGCCTCGTGAACCCGGGGATCCTCCCCTTCACCCTCTTCGTCGACCGCGCGGGCCGGATCGCCGGGGCCGTGCAGAGCACGGTGTCGGAGGAGGACGTGCGGAGCGTGGTCACGCCGATGCTGGAGGAGTAG
- a CDS encoding SigE family RNA polymerase sigma factor: MTEEEFDAFYATAFPRLTGQLYAFTGDHGEAQDVVQEAFVRAWDRRRDFLAEGAPEAWIRTVAMRLAVSRWRRARRWLELVRRDPPPEHAPGPDPERAVLVEALRRIPEAQRMAVVLHHLCDLSVEEVASETGAPVGTVKARLSRGRAALARELGPGKGAKEDGRVR; encoded by the coding sequence ATGACCGAGGAAGAGTTCGACGCGTTCTACGCCACCGCGTTCCCTCGTCTGACCGGCCAGCTCTACGCCTTCACCGGGGACCACGGCGAGGCGCAGGACGTGGTGCAGGAGGCCTTCGTACGGGCCTGGGACCGGCGGCGGGACTTCCTCGCGGAAGGGGCGCCCGAGGCGTGGATCAGGACGGTGGCGATGCGGCTCGCGGTGAGCCGGTGGCGCCGGGCGCGCCGCTGGCTGGAGCTGGTGCGTCGCGATCCGCCCCCGGAGCACGCGCCGGGACCCGATCCCGAGCGAGCGGTGCTGGTCGAGGCGTTGCGCAGGATTCCGGAGGCCCAGCGGATGGCAGTGGTTCTGCACCATCTGTGCGACTTGAGTGTCGAGGAGGTAGCCTCCGAGACCGGTGCCCCCGTGGGCACGGTCAAGGCCCGGCTGTCCCGAGGCCGGGCGGCGCTGGCGCGCGAACTGGGCCCCGGCAAGGGTGCGAAGGAGGACGGCCGTGTCCGATGA
- a CDS encoding NPP1 family protein: protein MRSRLGRLGRAAAVAGTAVALTIGFTGSAHAAVLTPLNESTTSFQKTFQPVFDYDSDSCFPAAAINASGTLNGGLDDSGPVTGQCRSGHLGKANTYSRVKCNNGWCGIVYTLYFEKDMSCADCTATSHRHDWEASVVWVRQGASTPEYVSVSAHGGYSTTTFASVPKDGVRLKVVYHKDGALTHAFRFAKSGETAEAWGNGGWDFPGLVSWNSYPGTSNTWTADLQTRMQNATWGDANFPLKDGRFTTELSRAKPAGIAFDPNGAG from the coding sequence GTGCGATCGCGCCTCGGCCGCCTCGGCAGGGCCGCGGCGGTCGCGGGCACCGCCGTCGCCCTGACCATCGGGTTCACCGGCAGCGCGCACGCGGCCGTGCTGACCCCGCTGAACGAGAGCACGACCTCTTTCCAGAAGACGTTCCAGCCGGTCTTCGACTACGACTCCGACAGCTGCTTCCCGGCTGCGGCGATCAATGCGAGCGGCACTCTCAACGGCGGCCTCGACGACAGCGGGCCGGTCACCGGCCAGTGCCGCTCGGGCCACCTCGGCAAGGCCAACACGTACTCGCGGGTGAAGTGCAACAACGGGTGGTGCGGCATCGTCTACACCCTGTACTTCGAGAAGGACATGAGCTGCGCCGACTGCACCGCCACCTCGCACCGGCACGACTGGGAGGCCTCGGTGGTCTGGGTGCGGCAGGGTGCGAGCACGCCGGAGTACGTGTCCGTCTCCGCGCACGGCGGCTACTCCACCACCACGTTCGCCTCGGTCCCGAAGGACGGGGTCCGGCTGAAGGTCGTCTACCACAAGGACGGCGCGCTCACCCACGCCTTCCGCTTCGCCAAGTCCGGTGAGACGGCGGAGGCCTGGGGCAACGGCGGCTGGGACTTCCCGGGGCTGGTCAGCTGGAACAGCTACCCGGGCACGAGCAACACGTGGACGGCGGACCTCCAGACCCGTATGCAGAACGCCACCTGGGGCGACGCCAACTTCCCGCTGAAGGACGGCCGCTTCACCACCGAGCTGAGCCGCGCCAAGCCCGCGGGCATCGCCTTCGACCCGAACGGCGCGGGCTGA
- a CDS encoding SigE family RNA polymerase sigma factor, whose translation MPQEKPGAPEAGDFAAYATAAWPRLVRTAHMLTGDFHEAEDLVQTTLAKVYARWRRIPRDDVDFYVRRSLVNNNISRVRKRRVAHLLTPFLPERVHERHAGHAESIAQRVAVTQALAALSARQRSVLVLRYWEDLSESEIAQLLGCSLGTVKTHVRRGLQALRAHPEFADAAHADRRGHGSVPSLPFVPAPPSPVPGARP comes from the coding sequence GTGCCGCAGGAGAAACCCGGAGCACCGGAGGCCGGCGACTTCGCCGCGTACGCCACCGCCGCCTGGCCCCGTCTGGTGCGCACCGCGCACATGCTGACCGGCGACTTCCACGAGGCCGAGGACCTCGTGCAGACCACCCTGGCGAAGGTGTACGCCCGCTGGCGGCGCATACCCCGCGACGACGTCGACTTCTACGTACGGCGCTCGCTGGTGAACAACAACATCAGCCGCGTACGGAAGAGACGCGTGGCGCACCTGCTGACCCCGTTCCTGCCCGAGCGGGTGCACGAGCGGCACGCCGGGCACGCCGAGTCGATCGCCCAACGGGTCGCCGTCACACAGGCGTTGGCCGCGCTGTCGGCCCGGCAGCGGTCCGTGCTGGTGCTCCGCTACTGGGAGGACCTCAGCGAGAGCGAGATCGCCCAGCTGCTGGGCTGCTCGCTCGGCACGGTCAAGACCCATGTGCGCCGGGGGCTGCAAGCGCTGCGCGCCCACCCCGAGTTCGCCGACGCGGCCCACGCGGACCGCCGCGGCCACGGCTCCGTCCCCTCCCTCCCGTTCGTCCCGGCGCCACCCTCACCCGTCCCCGGAGCCCGCCCATGA